GAGCTCGTCGCGCCTCGGATCGGACTGTACGACGGCTTCAACAACTACGACGAGGGCTGGACCCGGCTGGCCCTGGACCAGTTCGGCTTCGGTTACCAGAAGCTGACGAACGCGTCGGTCCGGGCCGGCGATCTGCGGGCGAAGTTCGACACGATCGTGCTGCCCGACGCCACGTACAACTCGATGCGCAACGGCCGGGCGGCTGGCTCGCTGCCGCCGGAGTACACCGGCGGGATGACCGACGCTGGCGTGGCCAACCTGAAGGCGTTCGTCGAGGCGGGCGGCACGGTGGTCACCCTCAACAAGGCCGCACAGTTGCCGATCAAGGCGTTCGACGTGCCGGTCAAGGACGTCACCGAGGGGGTGCCGGACACCAGCTACAACATTCCGGGCTCGGTGCTGAACCTCAACGTCGACGCCAGTGACCCGGTCGCCGCCGGGTTCGGATCGACCGCGTCGGCGTTCGTCGCCGACGGGCCGGCGTTCGAGGTCGAGGACGGCGCGCAGGGTGTCACGGTGGCGGCCACCTGGCCGAAGACCAATCTGCTGAAGAGCGGCTTCCTCCTCGGTGAGGACGTTATCGGTGGCAAGGCGGCAGTGGTGACGGCGAAGGTGGGCGACGGGCAGGTGGTGATGATCGGCTTCAAGCCGCAGCACCGGGCTCAGTCGCACGGTACGTACCGGCTGCTGTTCAACGCGATGTACCTGGGAGGTCAGCGCTGACCTGACGCCAGTCGTGGTGGCCGAGCGCGCTCTGCGCTCGGCCACCACGCTCGTATGGTGAATGCGTGATGGCGGTCGCGCTGTGCGTGCGGCCTCGGTTCACGGGCTGGGCGTGGTCGAGGGCGTCGCCGCGCCGATCAGTCCGCCGAAGAAGACCATCATCGTGAGGATGACCATGGGGGCGACGAAGACGTACCCGAGGACCAGGCCGGCGATCGCCATGCCGCGCCCGGACTTCGAGTCGTTGCGGGTGTCGTGCAGGCCGACGTGGCCGAGGATGACGGCGAGCAGGCACGGCACCCCGAACAGGCACCACCCGCCGACCACGCCGAGGATCCCCAACACCAGCGACGCCACGGCAACGCCGGAGGTGGGTGGGCCGTGCACGACGATGTGCGTCGGCGGGTAACCGATCGGCGGGTACGGGCCGGGGCTGGCCGGCGGGGCCGATGCCGGCAACGCGGGCCGGTGCGGGTCATAGCCGGGCTGATAGCTCATGGTCACTCCTGTTTGGGCCGGTAGGTCCGGTCATCGCTGGTCGAGTCGGGCGAGCAGCGCGTTCACCTCGGTGTGCAGCCGGCGCAGCTCCGCGGCCGTCGGCGCCAGCTCGTAGCAGTGGTGGTGCGCGGCGGTCGAGAGCGTGGCCCACGCGTACGCCACCCGCCGGGCGGTTTCCGTGCCCGGCCCGAGCCGTCCGCGCAGCATCAGCTGCTTGGCTCGGCCCTGCCGGCAGGCCGCGACGGTCGGCTTGACCCGCCGCCAGTAGGCGTCGATGCCGCCTTCCAGGGCGAGCCGGATCAGGCAGGCGCAGGCCCGAGGCCACCAGCCGCCGGGAACGGCGACGGCCCCCAGCAGGCCGGAGCCGCGCAGCAACTGGTCGGCCGCCGCCAGGCAGCGCTGCGGCGTCGGCGCGGTCACCGCAGCGCCTCGGCCAGGAAGCGGGCGTCCGCGACCAGGCCCGGCAGGTCCGCCAGGTACGCGCCGTGCACGCCTTCCCGGCACGCCTGGTATGCGTCCACCGCTCGCCGTCCGTGCCGACGGCTCAACTGGCCGAGGACGTCACCGCCCCGATCTGCGTCGTCGAACAGCGCCAACGCGACGATGGTGGTCAGCCGCCGCGACGCGGCCTCGATGGCCGACTCGATGTCGGCGTGTGGCACACCCCGGGCGACCCGTACCCGCCAGACCACCCGGTGGCAGGCCGCCTCCACTGCCGAACGGCACAGCTCCGCCACCACCGGCCCGCGCACCTCGGCGGGGATGTCCCCGTTGCGAGACAGCGCGTTCGCGTCGTCCAGGTAGCGGCTCACCGGATCCGAGCCGGGCCGCAGCGTCACCACCGACCGCTCCGCCCGGTGCACCTCCACGATGCGGGCATCACCGAGGCCGAGCCGGGTGACCGCGTCGGGCAGGCGGGTGTCGTGGGTGAAGACCACCACCTGCCGCTGCTCGGCCAGCTCGGCGAGCACCCGCGCGAGGCCGTCCACCTTCGACGGGTCCATGCTCTGCACCGGGTCGTCGACCACGATGAACCGGAACGGGCTCTCCGGGGCGCAGCTGCGCGGCAGGAAGGTGGCCAGCCCGAGCGCCTGCATCTCACCCTGGCTCATCACGCCCAGCGCGGTGCCGTTGTCGGCGCCGTCGACACTGACCGGAAAGACCACCCGACGCCGGGTGTTCGCGCCTTCGAGCGTCATCGCTCCCAGCTCGACGTTGCTCTCCTGCCGCAGCTGCGCCCAGATCCGCTGGGAGTGTCCGGCGAACGGCGCGACCCGCTCGTTGCGGATCTCCGTACCGGCGTCCTTCAGCCAGCCGCGCGCGGCCTTCAACCGGGCCAGGGTGGCCTCCCGCGCCGGCAACCCGCCGGCGGCGGCCACCCACTCGCGGACCTCGGCCGCGGCCGCCCGCCAGCCGGTGTCGCGCTGCCGCAGAAACGCCTCGGCGTACGCGCGGGCCGCGTCCGCCGCCGCCACCACCGCCGGGTACCGCGCGGCCAGGTGGTCGGCCAGGTCGGCCGGCTTCCCGGGTACGCGCCGTAGCGCGGCCACGGCCTCGCGCAGCGCGCCGACCGGCGCCTCCGACCCGTCACCGTCGGGCACCGCGAGGTCATCGATCAGGTGGTGCGTCTGCCGCAGCAGAGTCGTGAGCCGGGTCGTCGCCGTCTGGGCGGCGACACTGCGCTGCCGGAGGTCGGTCAGCGACTGCGCGGCGGCGGTACGCCACCCGCCGTCGAGGGTGCCGGTGGCGCAGACCGGGCACGACCCGTCGCCCTGGTCCTCGTGATGTTCGAGGGCGAGGCGGAGCAGTTCGGCGCTGCGCAGCGCGGCCCGGGACCGGCCGCCGTCGTACCGCAGGGCCTCGACCGCCGCCTCCCGCAGCTGACCCGCCAGCCGGGTCACCTCGTCGACCGGCGGCGGGGCGAGAGCGGCGAGTTTCCGGCAGAGCAGCACCGCCCCGTCGGTGGTCGGCTCGTCCGGCTCGTCGAGGATCGCCGTCACCGCCGCGAGGTCGACCGCTCCCCGGCCGCGCAGCAGCGCGGCGGTTCGCCGGGCCCGGTCGTCGGTGATCCCGGACAGCGCGTCGGCCAGGGCGGAACGCTGTGCGCGTACCTCCTTGATGGTGGTGTCGTGCGGCCGGGCGGCGCGCAGCAGACGCTGGTCGGCGTCGGTGAGCGCGTCCAGGCCGAGGATCGCGAACAGCGCGTCGAAGAGCTGGCTCTGCGTGCCGGCGGCGAGCTTGCCCAGCTCGGCGGCGGTGAGGAACGGCCGGTACAGCTCCAGCGGGCGGGCCAGACCCAACTCGGTGAGGCCGGTGTGCCGGCCCCGGGCGCTGGTGACGCTCACCTCGGCGTCGGCCAGTTCGGCCCCGACCGGCCAGGCGCGGTGCACCCGGGTCGGCGTGGCCACCCCGTCAACCCGCAGCTCCACGCCGATCCAGCACGGATCCGGGTTGTGCAGGTTTCGCCACCCCGTACGCCAGACGCTCGTCTTGTCGGCCCACCGGGCGCTGTCGCCGGTGAGGGCGAGTTCGACGGCCTCGGCGAAGCTGGACTTGCCGGAACCGTTGCGGCCGACGACCAGGGTGAGGCCCGGACCGGGGTCGATCCGGAGGGTCCGTTCCGGGCCGACGCCCCGGAAGCCCGCGACCGTCACCGACTTCAGCCAGATCCGGTCCGCCGGACCGTCGCCGGTGGGGGAGCGGGGGTCGAGTCGGGTAGGAGTGCCGGCGAGGGCGGCGGTCAGGTCTTCCTCGCTGGTCAGCGCGGCGAGGACCAGCTCGGCTGTCTGGGTCGGTACGTCGTCAGCGGCGGCGAGTCGGTCGAAGATGATCTCGATCAGGGGCGTGGTGGGTTGGGGAGGCTCGGTCATGGTCGTCTCCAGGCGTGTGGTGTCCGCGGGCCGACGACTCGCCGGCCCGCCCGGGTGAGCGGTGGAAGTGGGGAGGCCGCTGGCGGCCCGGCTGGGGTGAGCAGCGGAGTCGGGAGTCGGTCGTGGCCGTCGGACGCTGTAGAGCTGATGTCGCAAACGAATCAGTGGTTCAACGCCGGCCGCTCCGGGCACCCCGCGGAGCGGTCAGAGCGTGGCGTTGGCGTGCCAGTCGCGCAGGAACGCGTCGACCAGGGCGTGCGCCCGAGGACGCAGGTCGAAGGACTCCTTCTGCCGCCGGCGGGCCATGTGCGACAGGCCGTCGGCGGCCTCGTTGAGGGCGTGGCCGCTGTGCCCCTTGACGTGCGCGAACGTCAGGTCCGGGCGGCGGGCCACCTGCTCGGCGAGCCGGACCAGGGTGGGCTGGTCCGACCAGCGGCGCTCCCGCAGGCTGTAGCCGGCGGGCATCGCGCCGGTCTCGCCGGCCTGCCAGCGGTGCAGGTAGCGCAGAGCTGTCAGGTTGTCCAGCAGGACCGTCATGCCCACCGGCGCCTCGTCGTACCCGGTCAGCAGGTAGTCGACCGCGCGCAGCTCGTTGATCAGCACCCGGGAGACGCCGGTCGGGTCAAGCTGGCCGGTACCCCGACCGAGCAGGCCGTAGTGGCCATCGCTGACGACGTACCCGAGGCCGCCGACGCGGCCCTTCCAGCTGGCGTCGGTCGCGGCGACCAGCGGCGCGGACGTCGTAGCCCAGCGGACCACCCGACCGCGACCGCGCTGCGGGTCGTCGCCGGACCAGCGGTGGATGCCGTGGTCGCCGGCCAGCCGCTCGGCGGTGTCGAGCAGCTCGCCGGCGGAGGTCAGCTCGTCGTAGTGGGCGGCGGTGAGGGCCAAGCGAACGGCGTCGCCGATGCACTGGCAGTCGTCGCAGCCGGTGGGACGGGTGAAGGCGCGCAGGGTGAGGGCGCGGTCGTGCAGCGGCGGGGGGAGCAGGGCCAGGGTGCGGAGGAACTCATCCGGACGCACGACGCCTCCTGACGTCTCGGGGGGATTCAGAGGACCTTGATGGAGGCGACCTGGAGTAGCGGAACCGTGGTCTCGCCGCCGATCTGGGTGTCGTAGCTGAACGAACCGAGCACCGTGACGTTCGCGCGGAAGATGTCGTCCTCGACAAGGTTGTCGAGGTCCGACTCGGAGCCGCTGAGCATGGTGTTGGTCTCGTAGTCGTACTCGTCCGGCATCTTGCGGTGGGCGACATCGGCGCGGAACGTGTCGGTGCCGGTGGCGGCGTCGAACTGGGTGACCCGGCCGTAGACGACGTAGGTCTTGCCGAGGTACGCGTCCGGGTTCTTGGCGATGAGCTTCCACTGCCGTGCGCTCAACATCTTGTACGACGGCGGCTTCGGCTTGGGCGGCGGGACCGTCTTCGTCGGGCTGGGGCTGGCGCTGGTAGGGGCCGCGCTGGTCGGGGCGGCAGTGGTGGGAGCGGCCGTCGTGGGCGACACGTTGGTGGGACTGATCGCAGGCGAGCTGCTGGCACCGGCGGTCGCTTCCGGTTCGTCGCTGGCGACCAGGCCGATGACAGCGCCGCCGCAGCAGAGGGCGATGGCCAGGGCGATGCCACCGACAGCCCACGCCCGCACGTGGGACCGCTTCTCGCTGATGGCAGAGCCGAGCTCGCCGACGAGCGTGGTGTCGGCAGTCGTGGCGAACGGTGGACCGACGACCGGCGGCACCGGAGGCGGCGGCAGTTCGGTCGGCTGGTCGGGCGGGTTCGGGGTGGTTGGATCAGTCATGACGGGGCTCCTCGTGTGAACAGGTGGGCTGTGAACAGCCGGGGCGGATCGTTCAGACCCGCCCCGGTGCTGCGGGGGATTGGTCAGCCGAGGGAGACGTCGACGCCACCGGAGAACGGCGAGTCGTGCAGCTCGAGCTTGGCGAGCTTGACGTTCTTCGGGATGTCGAAGACGACGACGCCACTGACCTGGTTGCCGGGGTTGACGTCGTTGAGGAACGTCTCGGCGTTCTTGTTGGCGTAGATGGCGGCGCCGCCGTCGGCGGAGTACTCGGTGCCGTCGGCCGCGTACGCCTTCTGGCTGCTGCCGTCGAACATCTGCGCTTCCTTGCCGATGTTCTTCACGTTGACCGTGACCAGGCAGAACTGGCCCTGCGCCTTCTGGCCGAGCATGTCGCTGCCGACCTTGGCGACGCCGCACTTGGCGGACTTCACCGTGAACTCGAACTTGCCGTCGCGGGCCGCCTCGCCCACCTTCGCGGTCTTCGCCGGGGCGTCCTCGCCCTTGCCGCTGCCGCCCGAGCCGGTGGACTCGTCGGCGGCGCCGGAGCCGCAGCCCAGGGCGATGAGGCCGGTGGCGAGCAGGGCGAGAGTGGTGGTCTTGCGCATCGTTGTCCTCCTGATGTGAACGTTGCGGCGTCAATAAGAGCATCGTCCGAGAGCGGTGTCAACAGACAATTTCGTGCTTGACAGATGTGCGAGACTTTCGACGTGCAGGAGAACCCGACCATCACGGCAGCGGAAATCGCCCGGCTCGCCGGCGTCGGTCGCGCCGCGGTCAGCAACTGGCGCAAACGGCACGCCGACTTTCCCGCCCCGGTGGGCGGGACGACGGCGAGCCCCGAGTTCGACCTGATCCAGGTCGAGCAGTGGCTACGCACCCAGGGCAAGCTCCCCGAGCTCGCCACCGCTGACCGGCTCTGGCGACACCTCGCCGCGGCCAGCGACTCCCCGGCCGCCGGGCTCGCGGCCGTCGGCGCGCTGCTGTTGGCCCGCCAGCGCGGCTCCCGACGCGGCCACCCCGACGCCCAGCTCGCGCCGCTGCTGCCCGACGTCGACGCGCTCGCCGACGAGCTGAGCCCGCAGGGCGCGTTCGACGAGCTGTGGCAGCGCTTCTCCGCACCCGGGCCCGGCCGCCCCTTCGCCACCCCTGACGACCTCGCCGACCTGATGATCGGGCTCGCCGGCGTCGGCGGCGGCTCAGTGCTCGACCCGGCCGCCGGCTCCGGCGCCATCCTGCGCGCGGCCGTCCGCGCCGGCAGCACCTCGGTGTACGGGCAGGAACTCGACGAGGACCTGGCCCGGCTCGCCGGCCTGTGGCTCGCACTGCACGACGTACCCGGAGAGGTTTGCCCCGGTGACTCACTGCGCGCCGACGCCTTCGCCGGCCGCGCCGTCGACGCCGTCGTCTGCCACCCACCGTTCGGCGCCACCAACTGGGGCGACGAGGAACTCGGCCACGACCCCCGCTGGATCGTCGGCACCACACCCCGCACCGAACCGGAGCTGGCCTGGGCGCAGCACGCCCTGGCGCACCTGCGCGTGGGTGGGCACGCCGTGCTGCTGATGCCGCCCACGGTGGCCAGCCGGCGCGCCGGCAAACGGATCCGCGGTGAACTGCTGCGCCGAGGCCACCTGCGCGCCGTCATCGCGCTCCCGCCGGGCGTGGCGGCGCCGCACGGCGTACCGCTGCACCTGTGGGTGCTGCGGCGGGCCGCGGCCGACGCGCCGCCACCGGCGCGGGCGCTGCTGATCGACGCCGCCGGCGGCGACCTGGCGGACACCGCGCCGCGTGTGCTGGCCGCGTGGCGGGCCTTCGCGGCCGCCCCGGACGCCGACGTCGAAGAAGCCGGCTTCGCCCGCGCGGTCCCGGTCATCGAGCTTCTCGACGAGGAGGTCGACCTCACCCCCGCGCGCCGGCAACCGGCCGTCGGGGGCGAGGCTTCAGGAGAGCATCTGGTACGCACCAGAGAACGATTGGCCGCCATCGTCGGCGAGCTGCCGGCGCTGCTGCCGCAGGTCACACCCGCCCCCGACGGGCCAGACGGACTCTTCCTCACGGTGGGGGAGTTGGCAAAGACGGGGGCGCTTCAACTGATCGGCCCGGTCCGCGCCGGCACGTCCACACCCGCATCCGGTGGGCCTCCGGTGCTTACTGTGCCGGACGTGCTCGCCGGGGTGGAGGCGTCCGGGCGGGTCGACGACCGGTTCGGGCAGGAGATCTTCCTCGCTGTGGGGGACGTGGTGGTGCCGATGATCGCGCGGCAGCTCATTCCGCGGGTGGTCACCGCCGACGGGGCGCTTTTGGGGCGCAACCTCTACCTGCTGCGGCCCAACCCGGCGGCGCTGGACCCGTGGTTCCTGGCCGGGCAGTTGCGCACGTCGGCCAACGAAAAGCAGGCGTCGAGTCTCTCGGGAACCATGCGGTTCGACATTCGACGGGCGCAGGTGCGGCGGCTATCGCTCGACGAGCAACGGGCGCACGGGGACGCCTTCCGGCGCCTCGACGCCTTCGAGTCAGCGATCCGACAGGCCGCTTCGCTGGGAGCGGAGCTGGCCCAACTCACGGCCGACGGCCTGGCGCGCGGGTCGATACGACCGGACAGCCCGCGGTGAGGTCAGACTGGTCAGCAACCGCAGGAACCGCCATTCGGCCGGTACCTCGTTGAATGTTCAACGTTGTACGGTCATGCGTCCGTCAGGCGCGGGTCCCGACAGTGCGGATCAGCGGTTCGGACGGGTGTCATCGTGAGGGGGACGAATGACGCTGGGCAGAATCGGCGGCTACGAGTTGGTCCGGCCGCTGGGCTCAGGTGGTATGGGCGACGTGTTCTTCGCGGTGTCGCCGACAGCTGAGCGGGTGGCCGTCAAGGTGATCAAGCAGCACCTGATCGAGGCGCCGACGGTGCGCGAGCGGTTCGCCGCCGAGGTCGACAGCCTCAAGCTGGTCTTCGGCTCCCGGGTAGCCCGCTTGGAGGGTGCCGACCCGTACGCGAACCCGGCCTGGCTGGCGGTGGAGTACGTTCCCGGGGCCACGTTGCGCCAGCACGTCGACGCCCGGGGGCCGCTTCCGCTGCCACTGGCGGCGATGGCGGGCGCGATGCTCGCCGAAGGCCTCGCCAAGGTGCACCAGGTCAAGCTGCTGCACCGCGACCTCAAGCCGCAGAACATCATCCTCGGCCCCGACGGTCCCAAGCTGATCGATTTCGGCCTGGCGGTGCTGATCGAGCGGGACGACTACCTGACCGAGCCGGGCGCCCTGGTCGGCACTCCCGCCTACATGTCGCCTGAGCAGGTCAAGGGTGAGCGGGACCTTACGCCGGCGGTCGACGTCTATGCCCTCGCCGCGACGCTGGTCTTCGCCCTGACCGGGCGTGGGCTCTACCCGCCGACGAACTCCTGGAATCTGCTGCTGCGCATCAGCGAGCCGAGCGACCTTCCTGACCTGTCCGGGGTGCCGGCGGAGCTGGTGCAGTTGCTCGGCGCGATGCTCGCCTTTGATCCCACGGCGCGACCCGGTCTGACCGACGTTCGCGCCCGGTTGCTCGCGGTCGCCACTTCCGCCGGCGGCAAAAGCGTCCACGTCCTGCGCCAGGAAGTCGCCGACCTCACCTACGACGGTGCCACGGAGCTGCTGGTCCCTCCGGACCTGGATGATCCGCGACAGGACCCGGAGGGCACGCCGGTCATCGAGGCGGACACCGTACCGGTGCCGAAGACGACACCCACGAAAGTCGACGCCAAGCGGCCCAACGCGCCAGCCGATGTGACGTGGCTCGTCGACAAGATGCGCCGCCAGTACGCCCGCCGCTCGACCCTGTAGGAAGGCACCACCGATGACCACCACCCAGGCCGCGACCTTCGCCCCGGGCTCCCGCATCGTCGTCCGCGACGAGGAGTGGCTGATCCGCAGCGTCAAGACCGGCACCGCGGACGGCACGATGGTGAAGGCGGTCGGCGTCTCCGAGTTCGTGCAGGACGTCGAGGCGACCTTCTTCACCAAGCTTGAGGACATCACGCCCCTGGTACCCGAGGAGACGGACCTCATCCAGGACACCTCGTCGCGGTTCCGGCAGAGCCGCCTCTTCCTGGAGGCCGTGCTGCGGCGTACTCCGCTGCCGCGTACGGAGCGCGGGTTGGCCCTCGCCGACCGCTTCCTGCTCGACCCGCTGACCTACCAGCAGCGTCCCGTCGAGCTGGCCCTGTCCGGGTTGCGGCCGCGGATCCTGCTCGCCGATGTCGTCGGCCTGGGCAAGACCCTGGAGATCGGGCTGATCCTCGCCGAGCTGATCCGCCGGGGCCGAGGGGAGCGCATCCTGGTGGTCTCTCCCCAGCAGGTCCTCGAACAGTTCCAGCGGGAGCTCTGGACCCGGTTCGCGATCCCGCTGGTCCGGCTCGACTCGACCGGCATCCAGCGCATCCAGCAGGAGATCCCCGCAGGGCGTAACCCGTTCACCTACTTCAAACGGGCCATCATCTCGGTCGACACCCTCAAGGACGCCGGCCAGTTCGGCCATCACCTCGACGCCACCACCTGGGACGCGGTCGTCATCGACGAGTCGCACAATCTCATCAACAAGGGCACCCAGCGCAACGAGCTGGCCCGGCGCCTGGCCGCGAAGACCGACGCGCTGCTGTTGGCCAGCGCCACCCCGCACAACGGCGACAAGGAGTCGTTCGCGCAGCTGATCTCGCTGCTCGACCCGGCGGCGATCGCTAACGAGAAGGACTACCAGGCCAGCGACATCGCGCACCTCTACCTGCGCCGCACGAAGATCAGCCCAGAGGTACGCGACCAGATCGGCGACCGCTGGGCCGACCGCGGCCCGTCCGAGGCCTTGCACTGCACAGCGACGCCCATCGAGGAGCAGATCTTCGACGAACTGACCGATGTGTGGCTGGCCGGCAAGTGGACCGATGAGCCAATCACCGGGCAGCACAGGCTGTTCCCGTACACCTTGTTGAAGTCGTTTCTGTCCTCGCACCGTGCGTTGCACGAGACGGTGACCAACCGGCGCAAGAAGGCCACCGGCACCGAGCGGGCGGCTCTGGACCGGCTCGCGGAGCTGACCTCCGCTATGACCGACAGCGACTCCAGCAAGCTCAAGGGCCTGGTCGACGAGCTGAGGAAGATCGGCGTCGGCAAGAACAGCAGCACCCGGGCCGTGGTCTTCTCCGAGCGGGTGCCGACCATCAAGTGGCTCGCCGAGGTGGTCCCCGGGCTGCTCGGCCTCAAGCCGAACGCGATCCGGGTGCTGCACGGCGGGGTGGCCGACAAGGACGAGCAGACGATCCTGCAGGAGTTCGAGCTGGCCGGCAGTGACGTCCGGTTGCTCTTCACCGGCGACGTCGCCTCCGAGGGTGTGAACCTGCACCAGCAGTGCCACCACCTGATCCACTACGACATCCCGTGGAGCCTGATCCGCATCGAGCAGCGCAACGGCCGCATCGACCGGTACGGGCAGAAGCACCAGCCGCAGTTCCGCGCGCTGATCCTCACCTCGGACCGCGACG
Above is a window of Micromonospora coriariae DNA encoding:
- a CDS encoding DUF4190 domain-containing protein; the protein is MSYQPGYDPHRPALPASAPPASPGPYPPIGYPPTHIVVHGPPTSGVAVASLVLGILGVVGGWCLFGVPCLLAVILGHVGLHDTRNDSKSGRGMAIAGLVLGYVFVAPMVILTMMVFFGGLIGAATPSTTPSP
- a CDS encoding AAA family ATPase, giving the protein MTEPPQPTTPLIEIIFDRLAAADDVPTQTAELVLAALTSEEDLTAALAGTPTRLDPRSPTGDGPADRIWLKSVTVAGFRGVGPERTLRIDPGPGLTLVVGRNGSGKSSFAEAVELALTGDSARWADKTSVWRTGWRNLHNPDPCWIGVELRVDGVATPTRVHRAWPVGAELADAEVSVTSARGRHTGLTELGLARPLELYRPFLTAAELGKLAAGTQSQLFDALFAILGLDALTDADQRLLRAARPHDTTIKEVRAQRSALADALSGITDDRARRTAALLRGRGAVDLAAVTAILDEPDEPTTDGAVLLCRKLAALAPPPVDEVTRLAGQLREAAVEALRYDGGRSRAALRSAELLRLALEHHEDQGDGSCPVCATGTLDGGWRTAAAQSLTDLRQRSVAAQTATTRLTTLLRQTHHLIDDLAVPDGDGSEAPVGALREAVAALRRVPGKPADLADHLAARYPAVVAAADAARAYAEAFLRQRDTGWRAAAAEVREWVAAAGGLPAREATLARLKAARGWLKDAGTEIRNERVAPFAGHSQRIWAQLRQESNVELGAMTLEGANTRRRVVFPVSVDGADNGTALGVMSQGEMQALGLATFLPRSCAPESPFRFIVVDDPVQSMDPSKVDGLARVLAELAEQRQVVVFTHDTRLPDAVTRLGLGDARIVEVHRAERSVVTLRPGSDPVSRYLDDANALSRNGDIPAEVRGPVVAELCRSAVEAACHRVVWRVRVARGVPHADIESAIEAASRRLTTIVALALFDDADRGGDVLGQLSRRHGRRAVDAYQACREGVHGAYLADLPGLVADARFLAEALR
- a CDS encoding ribonuclease HI, which translates into the protein MRPDEFLRTLALLPPPLHDRALTLRAFTRPTGCDDCQCIGDAVRLALTAAHYDELTSAGELLDTAERLAGDHGIHRWSGDDPQRGRGRVVRWATTSAPLVAATDASWKGRVGGLGYVVSDGHYGLLGRGTGQLDPTGVSRVLINELRAVDYLLTGYDEAPVGMTVLLDNLTALRYLHRWQAGETGAMPAGYSLRERRWSDQPTLVRLAEQVARRPDLTFAHVKGHSGHALNEAADGLSHMARRRQKESFDLRPRAHALVDAFLRDWHANATL
- a CDS encoding DUF4352 domain-containing protein produces the protein MRKTTTLALLATGLIALGCGSGAADESTGSGGSGKGEDAPAKTAKVGEAARDGKFEFTVKSAKCGVAKVGSDMLGQKAQGQFCLVTVNVKNIGKEAQMFDGSSQKAYAADGTEYSADGGAAIYANKNAETFLNDVNPGNQVSGVVVFDIPKNVKLAKLELHDSPFSGGVDVSLG
- a CDS encoding N-6 DNA methylase, which encodes MCETFDVQENPTITAAEIARLAGVGRAAVSNWRKRHADFPAPVGGTTASPEFDLIQVEQWLRTQGKLPELATADRLWRHLAAASDSPAAGLAAVGALLLARQRGSRRGHPDAQLAPLLPDVDALADELSPQGAFDELWQRFSAPGPGRPFATPDDLADLMIGLAGVGGGSVLDPAAGSGAILRAAVRAGSTSVYGQELDEDLARLAGLWLALHDVPGEVCPGDSLRADAFAGRAVDAVVCHPPFGATNWGDEELGHDPRWIVGTTPRTEPELAWAQHALAHLRVGGHAVLLMPPTVASRRAGKRIRGELLRRGHLRAVIALPPGVAAPHGVPLHLWVLRRAAADAPPPARALLIDAAGGDLADTAPRVLAAWRAFAAAPDADVEEAGFARAVPVIELLDEEVDLTPARRQPAVGGEASGEHLVRTRERLAAIVGELPALLPQVTPAPDGPDGLFLTVGELAKTGALQLIGPVRAGTSTPASGGPPVLTVPDVLAGVEASGRVDDRFGQEIFLAVGDVVVPMIARQLIPRVVTADGALLGRNLYLLRPNPAALDPWFLAGQLRTSANEKQASSLSGTMRFDIRRAQVRRLSLDEQRAHGDAFRRLDAFESAIRQAASLGAELAQLTADGLARGSIRPDSPR
- a CDS encoding serine/threonine-protein kinase produces the protein MTLGRIGGYELVRPLGSGGMGDVFFAVSPTAERVAVKVIKQHLIEAPTVRERFAAEVDSLKLVFGSRVARLEGADPYANPAWLAVEYVPGATLRQHVDARGPLPLPLAAMAGAMLAEGLAKVHQVKLLHRDLKPQNIILGPDGPKLIDFGLAVLIERDDYLTEPGALVGTPAYMSPEQVKGERDLTPAVDVYALAATLVFALTGRGLYPPTNSWNLLLRISEPSDLPDLSGVPAELVQLLGAMLAFDPTARPGLTDVRARLLAVATSAGGKSVHVLRQEVADLTYDGATELLVPPDLDDPRQDPEGTPVIEADTVPVPKTTPTKVDAKRPNAPADVTWLVDKMRRQYARRSTL
- a CDS encoding helicase-related protein, giving the protein MTTTQAATFAPGSRIVVRDEEWLIRSVKTGTADGTMVKAVGVSEFVQDVEATFFTKLEDITPLVPEETDLIQDTSSRFRQSRLFLEAVLRRTPLPRTERGLALADRFLLDPLTYQQRPVELALSGLRPRILLADVVGLGKTLEIGLILAELIRRGRGERILVVSPQQVLEQFQRELWTRFAIPLVRLDSTGIQRIQQEIPAGRNPFTYFKRAIISVDTLKDAGQFGHHLDATTWDAVVIDESHNLINKGTQRNELARRLAAKTDALLLASATPHNGDKESFAQLISLLDPAAIANEKDYQASDIAHLYLRRTKISPEVRDQIGDRWADRGPSEALHCTATPIEEQIFDELTDVWLAGKWTDEPITGQHRLFPYTLLKSFLSSHRALHETVTNRRKKATGTERAALDRLAELTSAMTDSDSSKLKGLVDELRKIGVGKNSSTRAVVFSERVPTIKWLAEVVPGLLGLKPNAIRVLHGGVADKDEQTILQEFELAGSDVRLLFTGDVASEGVNLHQQCHHLIHYDIPWSLIRIEQRNGRIDRYGQKHQPQFRALILTSDRDDAKDDRTVAEKLLNREETAHRSLGSVEAVTGQFDAKAEEDRLVRDLLAGKSVDESYEAAHAEVDVMAGLFGEVGTAPVTADIPRAQVPKLFDSTQDFVDAALYEIYEDRPEDHIDLRREDELLTFLAPDDLVHRLTDLPRTYLRAHREGEDLRLKVTFDRPLAQRKLDQARQSKTPMWPDIAFLSDVHPMVDWLVDKVLIRLGRQQAPVLTADVTAPTFLIQGVYANRLGQPTVVQWMAVSDLPESPTIRAMDEVLREANVGPTMVNRAEAIAIDPLKELLPEAVQVARQYLEGKRDEWAEANAEPLRKHREQLRTFQQASILDELPAAHREKRRQRVDATVQEQHDLLDRLETAGDPLLRVLAVLVPPQESAA